The nucleotide sequence CTTTCTCTGAGAACCATGATCACGTGGTATGGGCATAACAGCTGCTGGCCTTTTGTCAATAAGGTTTACTGTGCTTGTTTTCTCTCTTGAGTTGTACTTTGAGTTTTTTACCGCCTAATTGGTACCCGTTCATCCTATTGATTGCTGCCTGTGCAGAAGCAGGAGAATCGTAGCTCACAAAACCTGCATCCAGGTTATATGCGTCGGCTAGCAAAGTTAGCAGGCTGTGCGCCGAAAGATAGAGAGGGTGGGAGATTTTACCAAAGCATTTGCTGACGCCCGTTGCTTTATCTACAAACTCTACCAAAACTCTGAAAGGCACTGGAAAGCTCTTGGTCACCATAGTCTTGTAGGATATGATAAATAAATAGATTGGCTCCACGAGGACCTGTAACAtgataattagataattaggttataTAGGTTTTAAAACACAATACGGTATCGGTTATAGAATTGGTAGATAGACAGATTAATTGATTGTATAATGGGTTATGGTACTTATGGATTTTGATAGCACAGCTATTATAATAAGGGCTACCAATCATTTTTATCCTACGTACTAATGTACATTTTTGTGAAACAAAGGATCGTGCACATCATGCTATAAAATGTACATTTTTGCTAGGGAACTTAACGTTGAGACTTGAGAGACAAAAAGTACATGCTAATGACCACATGAACTCTCTAGCGAATAGTCTTTCTCCCTTTGCATAGAATAGAGCATCGAATGTGGCTAACCTTCAACCTGCGCACCAGCATTGCTGCTGGGACTAGAAGAAACGGCGGAATTGGCATTCGAATTTGGAACTTTAATCGAAATTGAATTGTGAGAATTGCCAAAAGGACGATTGTTCATGGGACCACCAGGATATGATCCAGGATACTGCATACCAGGGATAGCAGGATAAGGGCTGCCTAACTGCATTGCATTAAATGACTTTTGAACTGAACTGGGAGACAGTTCAGGATTGAATCCTCTTATTGAGTTCCCTTGATTAAGAGGTTGAACCATATTCTGGAAGGGGCCTTGATTCTGCAGAGATAGAGGGTACTGCATAAGCCCGTATGTTCCTGGTGGCTGCACAGGAAATAaaacacactacattaaattTGATGCTGATCATCATTTACGGCAAAGATTTCGGTGTTTGGAGTTTCCACATATAACATGTATTATTTAAGAATCAATATAATATAATGTCAAGGGAGTAAAGCTAAGAGTTTCGAAAAATTGAATGGAATAGATCTTTTCCGTTTACAACATATGTTTACCAAAGAACAAGCAGGAAGGAATTCAAATACTGCAGATGATATGTTATGAGTGAGAAGAACAGAAGTTAATAAATCATATGTTCTGAACAAGGATTGGTGGAGAGAATTTGTgaaggaaaaaaaccttgaaagcAGAATACCATTAGAAGAGTGCTGCCCTTGGTATAACTACTGAGCATTTTCTATGATATGGCTGTAAAATGTAAAGAATGCTAGAAGAACAGCAGAAGACACCTGATAGCCAAATCCACTGTATTGAGGCATATATCCCATCTGTAAAGCTCCAAATATTGAAGACAGCATTGGACTTGCATTGGGCATATTAGATAGCTGTAATTGAGCTTTGTGTGCTTTCCGAGCCTGCCTTTCCTTTTCTGTATCAGCCCATTTGACAACTAACGGCACACTAGAACCCTACAAAATATATTAGAGCTTGTTGGAATATGAACAAAAAAAACATGGTTTCCTAAAGAAATCCAGAAAATTCATATGGTGTCAAATGGGCTATCTGAAAATGCAAAAAAGAGCTTTACATCACAAGTTATGTCCAAATTGAATAATAACAATATAATAATTAAACAGCCACAAAATTCAGGCTTTGCCGCGTCCCCAGATATTCATGGCACCATATGGAAGTTAGATTTAAGTCAGGTAGGATTCTCGCCCAAAAAATGTCAGGTAGGATTTTCTAGGAAAATTCAGGACAACTTAAAGAAATTAAGGGTGTGTGGATAGATTTGCATACTTAGACAATCAAACTAAATGAAATAATTGCAGAAGTGGCTGAAAACTGGGTGGCTACAAAAGTCCTGAATGGCATCATTTTGAACATATATATTTGACTAGAGCAAACGTAAATTGTTACTTCAGACTGTTGGAcagtaaataaaataaataattcaGTCTAAGCTATGAGCCTATATGCTATAAGATCTcagtaataaaaaaatatataaaaaaatgattTGATATCCGAACTCATTTTTGACAGACCTCTATTTTGTGTTTCCCGTTTAGAGCTTCAATAGCTTCCAATGCTTGATCCTTTGCTTGATATTTAATGAAGGCACAGCCAGCTGCAAAGAGCAAAGTTAACTGACAATATACATTTGAGGCAATGCTTATCATTCTATGCATAAGGAAAGCAACTTCTATGCAGGAAATTACCTTTGCTTGTTTGTTGTGAACCTCTCAAAATTTGCAAATCCTTGACATTCCCATATTTGGAAAACAAATCAGTCAACTCAGTGGCCGTTACATTTTTCGGAAGCATTCCAATAAAAAGCTTATGTTCTGGATGTCATGACAAGTAGAAAAATGAGTGAACTGTTTGGATATCAGTAAAAAACAGGCAACAATATTGTCTTAAGCAAATATCCCCATACGAAATCGCTGACAAAGAGAAAGTTCTACTTAAACAGTAACCATACCCAGCCTCTCCAACTCTCCATCAGCATATTTTACTTGCAAAGGACTCGATGCCTGAGTTAAAGAGAAACAGAGAAGAGTGTAATCAGAGACTGGCAAAGCAGAGACAATTCTACAAGATCTGTATTTGATGAGTGTCATAGAAAAGTGTCACCCATATCACCATATCCCTGTTTTATCATAATTCAGCTAGAATTACCTCCAGTTAGCTCTCTGAGAACCATGATGTCAACACCTTCAGCTACCTCTTTCTTCAGAGTGGATGCGTCTACCAACTACGAAGATCATGAGGTCAAAGAGAAAAAAAGTAGCTATAACAAGGACAGTCAAGTAACATTAGCTAGAAATACAGTTGTTTCAATTAAAACTTGCATCACATTGCAGTTTCATAATTGCAACCATGAACAATTAAACAAATGGCCTCAGAATATCCATAGTGGTTTCATGCTTGCATGACCTTATTTCTTCTCTGTACAATTAAGAAGTAACTATATGTTACCATTCGTTGAACGCATTCAGAGTCAATCAGATGGAATTCAACTCAAACTGACAAGGTAACTATCTAACCTAGCTGTGAGTCCTAGAGCATAGTAGTGCTTACAGAATCTGTACTGAAACTAAGAGCTGACGTGCTCATACCTGTGGCAACACTACAGCTGTTCGCAGATTGGCAAAAACCGCGAGTCCGGCATGGAGCTGCAGCAGCCTGGTCTCAGGCTTGAGGTGCTTCTCATTGTTATCCCACTTATAGCTACAACCATGAAATGTCATCTAAGTACTCATAGCGTAGAGGTGGGAGAGCAATTCCAACTGAAGCGATGCAATTCGCTGCAGTGTCAATACTGTGGCCTCTGTGTCTGCTCCTGAAATGACAATAACAAATCCGCTCACCCTCCAATTGCGCCAAGGAGGACGGCGTCCGAACCCTTGGCCGCGTCGAGCGTCTCGTCGGTGAGCGGCACGCCGGTGGCGTCCAGCGCCGAGCCACCCACCAGCTTCTCCTGGAACCGGAGCTCGACGCCTGCGCAGACGGAAGGAAGCAAACAAGGGGGTCATGATTCTGGTAGGTGCTAGCGCCTCGGAGTTTCAGGGAGCTAAGGCAAGCATTGGAGGGTACGAGGGGGCTTACCTTCGAGGGCACCGGCGAGGGAGAGCACGGCCTTGGCGACGGCGACCACCTCCGGGCCGATGCCGTTCCTAGGGAGGAGCGTGATGTTGTAGCTCCTAGCCGCCGCAGAGCACCGGAAgctcgcctccgcctccgcgtggGAGCCCGCCACTGCTGAGGCCATGACGCCACGCCGCCGCGCGCTCGACCCGCGCCGCTGCGCGCTccccccgcgccgccgcgccacctCGGCGTGGGGCCCGCCCTAGGTGAAGACGCACGCCGGCAGCATGAGCGAGGCCTCGCCCGTGCTGGGAGCCTCCTGTGCCGGTGGCCGCTGTGCCGGACCCGCCTGCCCGCGCCAGAGCTCCTACGCCGCTGCTGAGAGTGAgggagagtgagggagggagtagaggagcaaGCAGCTGCTGCAGCCTGCCATTTACACGCGAGAGAGAAAGAGGATAAGTGTGAAGTTCGTCGTACGCATGCTCCCGGGAATGCGTGCCGAGAATTCATTGAATGGACGGTGCCGACCACCCGTGCTTTCCTAGGCCCAGCATGCGTACTTGCATGCGCTAATTAGTCACCGACGATGTCTGTCGAGAATCCATCGGCCCCTACTACGCGCCACCGTCCATTTACGTGTCGAGTACGATCACCAAGGAAGGGAAGCGATACTTCATTGAATGCGTCCACTTATTTCATCTATTTACTGCTGAATGCATGGAAGAAGACCGTTTGTGACGCGCTTCATCTGAgccgtggaatctctatctaacgCACCAAATAAAAAGAACATACGTGAGAAAAGGCTGATAGTCAATTCTTGTATGTAATGGGAAAAGGGCATTGCATGTTCTGGACGTGGCGTCCTACTTTCAAATTTACTGGTAGTAAATTTCTGCATGTAAATACATATTGTTCATTTGTCTGTCCACTTGCTCCATTCAATGTCAGTGGTTGGTGGACGGTGGACGGTGGGGGTAGAAATTAGTGACATGGCCGCTTACAGCCTAGTAGATGGCTTCAGTACATAAATCGACAAGTGATACATGCATGCAAAGCAAGGACGGCCCCAGCAGCATGCATGTACGCGTTAGGCACCGGCCATGCATGTCACCTGCTACTGCTGAGACGCGTTTCATATGAGCCGTGGAATTTCGATCTAACACACCAAATAAAAAAGACTTACGTGGACATCCTAGAAGGCCGCCGATtcggcgtgccttcatatctttaataTACATTAACACATAGAGATTACCATTACTATCCTTCTAAACCGAACTCTAGAGGCACACCTAACAAATAAACTGAGTGGCAATGCACTGCTCACTGCTCATTGCTGAGGGATGAATAGCACTTTTGGTTCACTGAAGGGTATCTAATATGGTCACATCTCATCTGAGTATCTGATCCCATCCTTTCCTTTGCATGCTTCGCATGTGCATAGCTGAAGTATCCTATCGTCCATCATGCGTTTCTTTGAAGTCATTCTTGTCTTCTTTGAAATTTCATAAATTGACAGCCTATCTTAGAAATGCATTGTCCCTGACCAAACAGAAGCAACAAGCAACTCAAAAAAGGGAGAAGGAAGCAACAGTCAAAGTCCTTGACCAAACAGAAGCAACAAGCAACTCAAAATGGGAGAAGGAAGCAACAGtcaaagaggggcaaaaaaggTGGCAAGTATCACTTTTGCCCATTATAATTTATGTTTGTACTTGTTAATCAGGCATGATTTTTTTTCTCATTTGATTCATCAGGAAAAAGAAATGATCGGTGGTATATGGGTTTGATATGAAATTCCTTTATTTCACTTTCTTAGAACGCCAGGCTATGTAATAAACAATATAAGTAACTCTATGTATGCTACCCCTTTTGGGTGAGTTATAAATCTTATTCTATGGCTTGATAACCAAAACACATAGACTTTTAGATGTTTTATTCACATTATCAAAAATCACATTTCATTTTATTTGTGCTGCTTTCAGTATGACTCAAAACAGTGTGTTACTAAGATCAGGTTTATTGTACTATCCGGTGATCTCAAAAAACTTTGTTTTCGAGCAGGTGGAATATACACCTGAAGCATACGTGTATAGCCCATTGCAACAtcctaatctacttttgcaagatccttatgaaacacttacaacatacttctaaaacatctgaaacatttgaaatgtacACTTACAACATCTATTGTATCTCGATGTGGCCTCCTCCACCGTCTGCATCGGGACGCCGCAGCCGTAGCAGGAGGTGAGGTCGGAGGGTTTCCGTGCCAGGGCCCGGCGCTTCTCCTTGCGTAGCGGCCTCAGTGGCTAGCTAACGGCAAGCGGTCGCCACACGTGGGTGCGGCGGTACCCGCGCCGTCAGGCGAAGCAGGCCGCAGAGCAGAAGCAGCGGGGCGGTGCggtggagcaggggaaggagcagcGCGGGGTGACTGTCGACGGTGGAGCGGGCCgtagagcaggagcagcagggcgcCCGACGGAGTAGGAGCAGGCGGGGTCACCGTCGACGTACAGAGCAGGTCTCTCGTCTCCTTCTTCTTTCCTTATCCAACCGGCGCAACGGAAGAGACGAACGTGGATACCGTAATAAAAAACAAGCAGACGCAGAGCAGAGGTTTATTGGGCTGGTACGCAGGATGACGAAGGGGCGTCCGTACATTCGTCGCATTTCGGAAAACAAAACTATAAACAAACGCTAGTGGAAAACGGCATCCTTTGAAAGCCTCTTATACTACTAAGAGTAAGAGGTGAAGCTGCAATATTTAGAGTGAAAGCCTCTTTCAAATTCGCAACGACCTTTTCAGCTCCCTACACATCCAGTATTTATTTACATACAAGGTCAAAAGTTTGATAGTCGCCAAACAAAATAGTTCAAacgttgtcaaaaaaaaaagttcaaaAATCCTTGACCTTTGAAACACTCGGTAACCACAAATTCCTTATAATAACTCAAAAACGCATTTGAAAAGCAGCTAGCAGCCTAGCACTATGGGTGATTCACAGTGCCTCCTGGCAAATTTAAATCGGTAACCATAAAAATTTTATTATGGTTGGAAAAAAGAGAACCGTTAGTGAGGAGAGATCGAGTGGCTGGAAAAATAAAGAATTTGAAAAGCAGCTAGCACTATGGGTGATTCTCAGTACCAACTAGCAAAATTTAattcaaagatttttcaaaacaTTTCTCATGGAGATGGAGCCCAGAAAACAGCCACAAACGAACAAATAACCTGAGAGAAAAACCAGAAAATTCAAGAgaaaattccttatttgacactggaaaaATGAGTCGTTCTTTTTTTGTCCTGAAATTTTTTTCGTTCCTTATTTAAccctcacttcaactttcatccttaATATGACACCGCAGTCAAATCTACCGGCTAACGGTGTTAAGTGGCTGTTAAAAAGATATTTTTGCCCCTAGGCGCATGCAGACGTTGGGCCCTGGGCGCATGCATGCAGCGTATCTAGCCGCTGGctgctctcttttttttctcaattttgcTAGACACGCCGCATGCAGGCTGgccggatttttttttaattttaacactttttggaaattaattttaaatctaacaccgccgggtttttttttaaaaaaaaactaacacttttggccgcgtctattgccctgacgcggccaaatgcctgtgccgcgccatgcatggtggtgcggatggtgcggcagagggctgacgtggcggtgaCCAGGAGTGCTGActgctgacggggcagggcctgccgcaccaccgatcttggcgcggcactgccacgccctgatccgtggcgcgacaGAGCCGAATAAACTTGCGCACTGGCTCACTGTAGTACTAGCTACTGTACGCCACGGTAGACACAACCACACATGCATGCATACACCCACGCAGCTAGCTAGCACCAACAGCGCCACTGCTGCGATTAGTCGACTGCTCTCCACTGCTGCTGCAACTGTGCGCCTCCCATTCTTTCTCTGTCGGTCGAGCGTGGCCAGGCGAAAAGCAAAGCTGGCCAATATGCGGTCGACAGCACACACCCTGCGGTCCCCAGCGCATGCACGCGCTCCTGTCCTGCgcggctctccctctctcgcagAGTGCAAGCCACTCTTTCTCACAAAAGTCAAAGGAGCAGCAGCATGCAAAGCGGGCCCCACGGCTATTCCAGGCGCTCTCTCACAAGAAGGAAACGGAGCAGGCAGCACGCGCAGAGGCGTGGGCAGCGATGGGACGAGGCGGGACGGCTCGCCTGCCTCCCCCTGTGCGCAAAATCCCCAGTTAAAAAAACAGGAAAGCTATACCTTGCGCAAAATCCGTGGGCGACGGACTGGCCTGTGCGCTTGCATGGCACTTGGTGTTGGTTCATCAGTAGCCATAAGTCCTCCTGATGTACTACAAGGCACCTGCACGAGCAGTACTCGTCGGTCGTCGATCGTGCGTCCGTCTTGATGACAGACACGATCCTGTCCTGTGGTGTGGGTGTGGCTGATCGGAGTAAACAGATCGATTATTGATTCGCACAGTACTGTATCTGTATGTGCAGTAGCATTACTTCATCACTCACTacctgtagtagtagtagttgctCTGTCTGATTGGCAACGCCCGCTCCTACACACCACACTACAGTAGTCTCCCTTCACTTCACCTTCACCTTTGCAGCATCGGCCATTTCATTTTCAGCAGCTGTTGAGCAGTAGCATCATGTACACCTAGCCCTGTTGTCAAATCATGCAGTAGATGCAGTAGTCAAGGGGCTTAGATAAATTTCATTTTCGACTTCGAGGCGCTTGCTGCTGCTGTCGGTGGCGCCAGGAGAGGCGGAGGAGGCGCATGCTGCTGCTGTCGATTTCATTACGCTAAGGCGCCTCCTTTCTTGTCACTGCACTGCACTCACCTTCGTCACGTCAGCCTCGCGGCGCGGCGCCAAACAGCTGAAAGCCAGCCCGTCACAGACTGTAGCACCGACCACGCCATCGCACGGCGGTGATGATGCACCAGCTGCAGAGAGGTCGCGGTCCATCGGTTTGGCGAGAGCTTGCTGGACTGGACGGCCGTGTTCCTGAAGCCTGATCCTAGCTAGCGTTGTT is from Miscanthus floridulus cultivar M001 chromosome 7, ASM1932011v1, whole genome shotgun sequence and encodes:
- the LOC136465142 gene encoding RNA-binding protein BRN1-like gives rise to the protein MLPKNVTATELTDLFSKYGNVKDLQILRGSQQTSKAGCAFIKYQAKDQALEAIEALNGKHKIEPPGTYGLMQYPLSLQNQGPFQNMVQPLNQGNSIRGFNPELSPSSVQKSFNAMQLGSPYPAIPGMQYPGSYPGGPMNNRPFGNSHNSISIKVPNSNANSAVSSSPSSNAGAQVEGFVSYDSPASAQAAINRMNGYQLGGKKLKVQLKRENKHSKPY
- the LOC136466629 gene encoding 3-isopropylmalate dehydrogenase, chloroplastic-like codes for the protein MASAVAGSHAEAEASFRCSAAARSYNITLLPRNGIGPEVVAVAKAVLSLAGALEGVELRFQEKLVGGSALDATGVPLTDETLDAAKGSDAVLLGAIGGYKWDNNEKHLKPETRLLQLHAGLAVFANLRTAVVLPQLVDASTLKKEVAEGVDIMVLRELTGGIESFASKIC